From Anopheles funestus chromosome 3RL, idAnoFuneDA-416_04, whole genome shotgun sequence, a single genomic window includes:
- the LOC125768305 gene encoding uncharacterized protein LOC125768305, translating to MEPNCNQEDLLNHIRFLTNSHNDLLEEMKRLKAKADDPYLSYRTPDPVRNLPNFDGNKSETQAWIEDTETALALFKNREGSPMYDQLVRAVKCKITGQAREAVIAAGNVNTWPEIKDVLTNAFGDKRDLTSHIQQLFYERQGKKSLAEYYNSLKKLETKIRSITASADEYKNSTTAVHHLIGVITLTRFIDGLEGTLSSYVRSCKPNDLDEAYSVSIEYTNASYRRKLEQTNTEERGRKKYDNETPSTSYSNRKNTQSDKPWSDKFRNKSFQEKKTNDDVSMRTLKSRMQINNAETDDKTVDNESDELNFHMVLGERSDT from the coding sequence ATGGAGCCCAATTGCAACCAAGAAGACCTGCTAAATCACATTCGATTCCTGACGAACTCGCATAATGATCTACTGGAAGAGATGAAACGgttaaaagcaaaagcagaTGACCCCTATTTATCATACAGAACGCCCGATCCAGTTCGTAATCTACCAAATTTTGAtggaaacaaaagtgaaacgcAAGCGTGGATTGAGGATACTGAAACTGCATTGGCTTTGTTCAAAAATCGTGAAGGATCGCCCATGTATGATCAGTTAGTACGAGCAGTTAAGTGCAAAATCACTGGTCAAGCTAGGGAAGCGGTAATAGCAGCAGGAAACGTGAACACGTGGCCAGAAATTAAAGACGTGCTAACGAACGCATTTGGCGACAAAAGGGATCTGACCTCACACATACAACAACTGTTTTACGAGCGTCAGGGAAAGAAATCTCTAGCAGAGTACTACAACAGTTTGAAAAAACTCGAAACAAAGATAAGGTCGATTACCGCATCTGCAGACgaatataaaaattcaacTACAGCAGTACATCACCTGATTGGTGTAATCACACTCACACGTTTTATAGACGGACTTGAGGGAACGTTATCGTCGTATGTGAGGAGCTGTAAGCCGAACGACCTAGATGAAGCCTATTCGGTATCCATCGAATACACGAATGCTTCCTATCGGAGAAAGCTAGAACAGACTAACACAGAAGAACGTGGGAGAAAAAAGTATGACAACGaaacaccatcaacatcgtATAGTAATCGCAAAAATACGCAAAGCGATAAACCGTGGTCAGATAAGTTTAGGAACAAaagttttcaagaaaaaaaaacgaatgatgaCGTATCAATGCGTACACTCAAATCTAGAATGCAAATTAACAACGCGGAAACCGATGATAAAACGGTCGATAATGAGTcagatgaattaaattttcacatgGTTTTAGGAGAAAGGTCAGACACttga
- the LOC125768303 gene encoding general transcription factor II-I repeat domain-containing protein 2A-like, with the protein MSGVKKGLVGLVKEECKKRNVPQPMFIHCMIHQQALCAKYLDISCVLHPVVKIVNFIRSHGLNHRQFRSLLKDNESDYPDMPYYTAVRWLSCGKLLTRMLEIRKDVTEFLETKGKPEPLLRDENWLWKLAFAADITTHLNLLNLKLQGRDNLISDLYTHIKAFRLKLTLFLEQLQIVNLTHFPQCQKFKGQAKEEFPVDYAFDLITNLQKQFSERFSEVDEKASEIRIFQNPFEAVVLDCPNELQLEFIEIQANDNLKDKFKEGLIDLYKFLPKKDFPNMRDFACKYISLFGTTYLCEQTFSRMKYVKNNLRSNLTDKHMESILTIGTSNLKPELSAITASKKQFHHSH; encoded by the coding sequence atgagTGGTGTGAAAAAAGGTTTGGTTGGACTAGTAAAGGAggagtgcaaaaaaagaaatgttcctCAGCCTATGTTCATCCACTGTATGATTCACCAGCAAGCGTTGTGCGCTAAATATTTAGATATTAGCTGTGTACTTCATCCCGTAGTTAAGATAGTGAATTTCATTCGATCACACGGTCTGAATCATAGACAGTTTAGAAGCTTGTTGAAAGATAATGAATCAGATTATCCAGATATGCCTTATTACACAGCAGTACGATGGCTAAGTTGTGGAAAGCTTTTAACAAGaatgcttgaaataagaaAGGATGTTACGGAGTTTTTAGAAACAAAGGGCAAACCAGAACCGTTGCTACGTGATGAAAACTGGCTATGGAAATTGGCATTTGCAGCAGACATAACAACTCACTTGAATTTACTGAATCTTAAACTTCAAGGACGGGACAATCTTATTTCCGACTTGTACACTCATATTAAAGCATTCAGACTTAAACttactttatttttagaaCAGCTACAGATAGTAAACTTAACACATTTTCCACAGTGTCAAAAATTTAAAGGGCAAGCAAAGGAAGAATTCCCAGTTGATTATGCATTTGATTTAATAACCAACCTGCAAAAGCAGTTTAGTGAAAGGTTTTCTGAAGTAGACGAAAAGGCTTCAGAAAttagaatttttcaaaatccATTCGAAGCAGTTGTTTTGGATTGTCCCAATGAATTGCAGTTGGAGTTCATCGAAATTCAAGCGAATGATAACCTGAAAGATAAATTCAAAGAAGGACTAATTGATTTATACAAATTTTTGCCGAAAAAAGATTTTCCAAACATGAGGGATTTTGCATGTAAGTACATTTCACTGTTCGGAACAACATATTTGTGCGAACAAACATTTTCACGAATGAAATACGTAAAGAATAATTTGAGATCCAACTTAACGGACAAACACATGGAATCTATACTGACGATAGGAACGTCAAATTTGAAACCCGAATTATCCGCAATTACAGCCTCCAAGAAACAATTCCATCATTCGCATTAG